Proteins encoded by one window of uncultured Draconibacterium sp.:
- a CDS encoding TolC family protein, whose protein sequence is MQKIAIAVALLVTVTFAAQAQEALTLDRALSIAETGSPDLKLSLLNLERYQKNLEAQRAALKSRFSLQVDPVNYSKQRRFDNRVSEWYTNENFETRSLFTVAQPILITDGTISLTNEFGWSSNNSTSSNSESEVFFNNLYLNLNQPLFTYNTLKLELKELELNFENARISYAMQYLNLERNVTEFFYNVYMAQMNLTIAKDELANTQKSYDIIKNKVEAGLSAKEEEYQAELNLASAKSTLQNSEVTFENAKDQLKLYLGMDLFEDIMILADVSANPVPVDLDKAIENGLESRMELRQREIDVETSQFDLIRTKAQNEFRGDMNLRFGITGDNRDLGNIYENPTKSPSVGISFNIPIFDWGERKARIAAAEAAIESQELNLNEERKQIVVDIRQVYRNIQNQLNQIDLARQNERNAQLTYEINLERYENGDLTGMDLNLYQTQLSEQKVALSQALINYKIELLNLKIQSLYDFEKDEAIIPEELYLTDDQN, encoded by the coding sequence ATGCAAAAGATAGCTATTGCCGTTGCCTTATTGGTAACTGTTACTTTTGCAGCTCAGGCACAAGAGGCCTTAACTCTCGATAGGGCATTGAGTATTGCCGAAACAGGGAGCCCGGATTTGAAGCTGTCATTATTAAACCTTGAACGTTATCAGAAAAACCTTGAGGCGCAACGTGCAGCTTTAAAGTCACGTTTTTCTCTTCAGGTTGATCCGGTAAACTACAGTAAACAACGACGTTTTGATAATCGTGTTTCAGAGTGGTACACCAACGAAAACTTCGAAACAAGATCTTTGTTCACGGTTGCACAGCCAATTTTAATAACCGATGGTACTATCTCGCTTACCAACGAATTTGGCTGGTCGAGTAATAATTCTACCTCATCGAACTCGGAAAGTGAAGTGTTTTTTAATAACCTTTATTTGAACCTGAATCAGCCGTTATTTACATATAATACACTCAAATTAGAGTTAAAAGAGCTGGAGTTAAATTTTGAAAATGCTAGGATAAGTTATGCCATGCAGTACTTAAACCTTGAGCGAAATGTGACGGAGTTTTTTTATAACGTGTACATGGCGCAAATGAATTTAACAATTGCCAAAGATGAGCTGGCTAATACGCAAAAAAGTTACGACATAATTAAAAATAAGGTTGAAGCTGGTCTGTCTGCCAAAGAAGAAGAATACCAGGCAGAACTGAACCTGGCTTCAGCAAAATCTACATTGCAAAACAGTGAAGTGACTTTTGAAAATGCCAAAGATCAGTTGAAACTATATCTCGGGATGGATCTTTTTGAGGATATAATGATACTGGCCGATGTTAGTGCGAATCCAGTACCTGTTGATTTAGACAAAGCCATTGAAAACGGTTTGGAATCGAGGATGGAGTTGCGTCAGCGCGAAATAGATGTGGAAACCAGTCAGTTCGATCTTATAAGAACCAAAGCACAGAATGAGTTCAGAGGAGATATGAACCTGAGATTTGGTATCACGGGCGATAATCGTGATTTGGGTAATATCTACGAAAATCCAACAAAAAGCCCGTCGGTAGGTATCAGTTTTAATATTCCTATTTTCGACTGGGGCGAGCGTAAAGCAAGAATTGCAGCTGCCGAAGCCGCAATAGAATCACAGGAGTTGAACCTGAATGAAGAGCGCAAACAAATTGTTGTTGATATTCGCCAGGTTTATCGTAATATTCAAAACCAGTTAAACCAGATTGACCTGGCACGGCAGAATGAGCGAAATGCCCAACTTACCTACGAAATTAACCTTGAACGTTACGAAAACGGCGACCTTACAGGTATGGATCTTAATCTTTATCAAACACAACTTTCTGAACAAAAAGTAGCACTAAGTCAAGCGCTTATTAATTATAAAATTGAATTGTTAAACCTAAAAATACAATCGTTATACGATTTCGAAAAAGACGAAGCTATTATTCCTGAGGAATTGTATTTAACCGATGATCAAAATTAA
- a CDS encoding ABC transporter ATP-binding protein produces MHIKIENLNKIYKGGSYAVNNLNLEIPNGMFGLLGPNGAGKSTLMRILVTLMKPTSGKVYYNDYELSKNRRQIRSMLGYLPQDFSFFSKLKTSEFLDYTARLAGMRNAAVRRSAVDQMLEEVGLFEVRDRNANKLSGGMKRRLGIAQALINDPKIIIVDEPTTGLDPEERIRFRNLLSTISTRDVIIILSTHIVGDISSTCDNMALLNQGKLAFVGSPEGLVKEAEGHVWLIQATEREYLEINEKYPVISTIPIDGGWEVQVVADEINGFQGKPMDPNLEHAYVHFMENKLNQWSNA; encoded by the coding sequence GTGCATATTAAAATCGAAAATCTAAACAAAATTTACAAGGGTGGCAGTTACGCTGTAAACAACCTGAACCTTGAAATTCCTAACGGTATGTTTGGTCTGCTTGGTCCGAACGGAGCCGGTAAATCAACATTGATGCGAATTCTGGTAACCCTGATGAAACCTACAAGTGGCAAAGTTTATTATAACGATTACGAGCTTTCGAAAAACCGCAGGCAAATCAGGTCGATGTTGGGATATTTACCGCAGGATTTCAGTTTTTTCTCAAAATTAAAAACATCCGAATTCCTGGATTACACTGCACGTTTGGCTGGAATGAGAAATGCAGCTGTACGACGTTCGGCTGTCGATCAGATGCTGGAAGAAGTTGGGTTGTTTGAAGTTCGCGACAGAAATGCCAATAAACTTTCGGGTGGTATGAAACGGCGTTTAGGAATTGCCCAGGCTTTAATTAACGATCCAAAGATTATAATTGTTGATGAGCCCACAACTGGTCTCGACCCGGAAGAACGTATTCGTTTCCGGAACTTACTTTCAACTATAAGTACCCGAGATGTAATTATCATTCTGTCGACACACATTGTGGGTGATATTTCAAGTACCTGCGATAATATGGCACTTCTTAATCAAGGAAAGCTGGCTTTTGTCGGGTCGCCGGAAGGCCTCGTAAAAGAGGCAGAGGGACATGTTTGGTTGATACAGGCAACCGAAAGAGAATACCTTGAGATAAATGAAAAATATCCTGTAATTTCTACCATCCCGATTGATGGCGGATGGGAAGTTCAGGTGGTAGCTGATGAGATAAATGGTTTCCAGGGCAAACCTATGGATCCTAATCTCGAGCATGCTTATGTACACTTTATGGAGAATAAACTAAACCAGTGGTCAAACGCTTAA
- a CDS encoding 2-phosphosulfolactate phosphatase codes for MHINILHLADGARSAKGTVVIIDVLRAFSTACYAFNKGIEKIIPVGDIDLAYKLKKDNPDYLLIGERNERRPEGFDFGNSPTHINNATITAKTIVQTTSSGTQGIANAINADEIITGSFVNAGAIINYIRKTNPEEVSLVCMGFACQYPTAEDTLCAEYIKNELEGRPSNFPTMVQQIKETDGARFFDPATESWSPESDFHLCMDLNRFDFILKVEKVGDLNYLEKIVV; via the coding sequence ATGCATATAAATATTCTGCATCTCGCGGATGGAGCGAGAAGTGCAAAAGGAACCGTTGTTATTATAGATGTTTTGCGGGCATTTTCTACCGCCTGTTATGCCTTTAATAAAGGAATTGAAAAAATAATTCCGGTTGGCGACATCGATTTAGCTTATAAATTAAAAAAAGACAATCCCGACTACCTTTTAATAGGCGAACGTAACGAACGCAGACCTGAGGGTTTTGACTTTGGAAACTCGCCAACTCATATTAACAACGCTACTATTACAGCCAAAACGATTGTACAAACCACAAGTTCGGGTACGCAGGGAATTGCAAATGCAATAAATGCCGATGAAATTATTACCGGCAGTTTTGTTAATGCAGGTGCAATTATTAACTATATCCGAAAGACGAATCCGGAAGAGGTTTCGCTGGTTTGTATGGGTTTTGCCTGCCAATACCCCACTGCCGAAGATACGCTTTGTGCCGAATACATTAAAAATGAGCTGGAAGGACGACCTAGCAACTTTCCGACAATGGTGCAGCAGATAAAAGAAACCGATGGTGCTCGTTTTTTCGATCCGGCTACTGAAAGCTGGTCGCCCGAGAGCGATTTCCACCTGTGTATGGACTTAAACCGTTTCGATTTTATCCTGAAAGTTGAAAAGGTCGGCGATTTAAATTACCTCGAAAAAATAGTTGTCTGA
- a CDS encoding acyloxyacyl hydrolase — protein sequence MPKSIQTCAIFLSSLLYIICSSFQVFSQESIDISYIRGSVLVHAKKIEPISDPPVDGLSISYTFNNKAGEHWRKFYNYPNYGINYTLKSFNNPDVVGNSHALTTFLQISFLRRHNVFDIGFKGAAGLAYLTETYDEILNPDNQAISTHFNIAGELEFYTRLTFHPVYIGYSYGLNHFSNGLVKSPNLGLNTLNNHITLGWEFEKRAEKVKPGEEEQSQLIKNEFWAYASTGLNSVKDYDKRFVFFAASLNYSKQINPINKIGIGIDFIKDEALNQYAINNYKYTGESDLSFRFGPNVQGEFMFGNLSLLGAYGFFFGDTTNYISRAYYKVGGKYYAKNIIGIAMIRAVPLFKAQVVEFGLGYRFPRVKN from the coding sequence ATGCCGAAGTCAATACAAACCTGCGCAATATTCCTCAGTTCGCTGCTATATATTATATGTAGCTCATTCCAGGTTTTTTCGCAGGAAAGTATCGACATCTCCTACATCAGAGGCTCAGTGCTGGTTCATGCTAAAAAAATAGAACCGATATCCGATCCGCCTGTTGATGGACTTTCCATCAGTTATACCTTTAATAATAAAGCTGGTGAACACTGGCGAAAATTTTATAACTACCCCAACTATGGGATTAACTATACGCTTAAATCGTTCAATAATCCTGATGTAGTTGGCAATTCGCATGCCCTGACAACTTTTCTTCAAATATCATTTCTTAGGAGGCATAATGTTTTCGACATTGGATTTAAAGGTGCCGCAGGTTTAGCGTATTTAACCGAGACATACGACGAGATCTTAAATCCCGACAACCAGGCAATCAGTACCCATTTTAATATTGCGGGCGAACTCGAGTTTTACACCCGGCTTACTTTTCACCCTGTTTATATTGGATATTCTTACGGATTAAATCATTTCTCTAATGGCCTTGTTAAATCTCCGAATCTTGGATTGAACACATTAAACAATCACATAACTCTTGGCTGGGAGTTTGAGAAACGAGCAGAAAAAGTAAAACCTGGCGAAGAAGAACAAAGCCAATTGATAAAAAATGAATTTTGGGCGTATGCATCAACAGGTTTAAATTCGGTAAAAGACTATGATAAACGTTTCGTATTTTTTGCGGCATCGCTAAACTATTCCAAACAAATTAATCCGATCAATAAAATCGGAATCGGGATCGATTTTATTAAGGACGAAGCTTTAAATCAATACGCCATAAATAACTACAAGTACACCGGGGAATCCGATCTCAGTTTTCGTTTCGGGCCAAATGTTCAAGGTGAATTTATGTTTGGCAACCTAAGCCTTCTGGGAGCATATGGATTTTTCTTCGGCGACACAACCAACTACATTTCGCGTGCCTACTATAAAGTAGGCGGAAAGTATTATGCCAAAAACATTATCGGAATTGCTATGATAAGAGCTGTTCCTTTATTTAAAGCACAGGTTGTTGAATTCGGTTTGGGTTATCGATTTCCACGTGTTAAAAATTGA
- a CDS encoding PatB family C-S lyase has protein sequence MKTYNFDEIVPRKGTNCLKHDALEQFFKSADALPLWVADMDFKTPDFIVAAIKKRAEHEIYGYTFRPDSYYEAVINWMSRRHQWDIKKEWISFSPGVVAGLTYAIESFSKPGDGVIVQPPVYFPFFDSVKGTKRRMIENPLKNENGRYTFDLEDLKSKIDENTKLLLLCNPQNPGGMVWTREELVALTNICLENDIMIISDEIHSDLIYNGHKHIPLASISEEVAQNCMVSMAPSKTFNVAGLTSSLVIIPNKRKLVAYERTIGVGHLHMGNIFGTVALEAAYTHGDEWLSQLLDYLWGNYQLLETFIKEKLPRVKVMKPEATYLIWMDFSDYGMKNEELAKFTVEKAGVALNDGGRFGTGSDGWLRLNIGCQRNVLQEALERLEKAFG, from the coding sequence ATGAAAACATACAATTTCGACGAAATAGTTCCGCGCAAAGGAACCAACTGTTTAAAACACGATGCTCTCGAGCAATTTTTCAAATCGGCCGACGCTTTGCCTCTTTGGGTGGCCGACATGGATTTTAAAACACCCGATTTTATTGTTGCCGCCATAAAAAAGCGTGCCGAACACGAGATTTACGGTTACACTTTCCGTCCTGATTCGTATTACGAAGCAGTTATAAACTGGATGAGCCGACGTCACCAGTGGGACATCAAAAAAGAATGGATCTCATTTAGTCCGGGCGTTGTTGCAGGACTGACTTACGCAATAGAAAGTTTCTCGAAACCCGGCGACGGCGTAATCGTTCAGCCACCGGTGTATTTCCCGTTCTTCGACAGTGTTAAAGGCACAAAGCGAAGAATGATTGAAAATCCTTTGAAAAATGAAAACGGTCGCTATACTTTTGATTTGGAAGATCTGAAATCGAAGATCGATGAAAATACCAAACTGTTGCTACTTTGTAACCCGCAAAATCCGGGTGGCATGGTTTGGACGCGCGAAGAACTGGTTGCCCTAACTAATATTTGCCTCGAGAATGACATCATGATTATTTCGGATGAAATTCATTCCGACTTAATTTATAACGGTCATAAACATATTCCGCTTGCCAGCATTTCAGAAGAAGTGGCACAGAATTGTATGGTTAGCATGGCGCCAAGTAAAACGTTTAATGTCGCCGGACTTACCTCATCGCTGGTAATTATTCCGAACAAACGCAAACTGGTTGCATACGAGCGCACCATTGGTGTTGGTCATTTACACATGGGAAATATCTTCGGAACGGTAGCACTTGAAGCCGCTTATACACATGGCGACGAATGGCTGAGCCAACTGCTGGATTACCTGTGGGGAAATTATCAGTTACTTGAGACTTTTATCAAGGAAAAACTACCCCGCGTTAAAGTAATGAAACCGGAAGCGACTTACCTGATTTGGATGGATTTTTCGGATTACGGCATGAAAAACGAGGAACTGGCAAAATTCACGGTCGAAAAAGCGGGTGTGGCACTAAATGATGGTGGACGTTTTGGAACTGGTAGCGACGGCTGGTTACGACTTAATATCGGTTGCCAGCGAAATGTATTACAGGAAGCCCTTGAGCGCCTTGAAAAAGCATTCGGGTAA
- the ruvC gene encoding crossover junction endodeoxyribonuclease RuvC, with product MDKPLRILGIDPGTTVTGYGLVEVRDKKPVILHMGNITPKRYSDHYMRLKYLHERALHLVKEYKPDVMAIEAPFYGKNVQSMLKLGRGQGVLMAAALIHDVPIHEYAPLLVKQSITGMGRASKEQVAYFLQKVYDLKDMDKVLDETDAVAVAICHFIQMNKPQKSKEYKNWGDFVKKNPGKVK from the coding sequence ATGGATAAACCGCTTCGCATATTGGGCATCGACCCCGGAACAACGGTAACCGGCTATGGTTTGGTTGAGGTGAGGGATAAAAAGCCTGTGATTTTGCACATGGGAAACATCACGCCCAAAAGGTATTCCGATCATTACATGCGTTTAAAATACCTTCACGAGCGGGCACTGCACCTGGTAAAAGAATACAAGCCGGATGTAATGGCAATTGAAGCACCGTTTTACGGTAAAAACGTACAGTCGATGTTAAAGCTGGGGCGCGGCCAAGGCGTATTAATGGCGGCTGCATTGATACACGATGTGCCAATTCACGAATATGCACCCTTGCTTGTAAAACAGTCGATTACCGGAATGGGACGTGCCTCGAAAGAGCAGGTGGCCTATTTCCTGCAAAAAGTATACGATCTTAAGGACATGGATAAAGTGCTCGACGAAACCGATGCCGTAGCTGTGGCTATTTGTCATTTTATACAAATGAACAAGCCGCAAAAATCTAAGGAGTATAAAAACTGGGGAGACTTTGTTAAAAAGAATCCTGGTAAGGTAAAATAA
- a CDS encoding DMT family transporter, translating to MVKTYLYAGLAVLFWSTVATSFKLALREYDFIQLIFYVSAVTVVLLFFVLLFQRKTHLIFKQTKREWLYSLLMGAFNPLLYYLVLFKAYSLLPAQVAQPLNMIWPITLALLSVPMLKQKISWISFAALLISFVGVFFISSQGGFDGFSNTNPLGVVLAVGSSILWSLYWIFNVKDTRDQVVKLFLNFAIGLIYLTPVVALFSSFKVHWGEAFIATIYSGIFEVGITYVLWLKAMNLTSSNAKIGNLVFFAPFLSLVFIHLILKETIYLTTFVGLLFIISGVLVQQLDRRKQR from the coding sequence ATGGTTAAAACATATTTATACGCCGGGCTGGCCGTGTTGTTTTGGTCAACCGTGGCCACATCGTTTAAACTGGCGCTGCGCGAGTACGATTTTATTCAGTTAATATTTTATGTGTCGGCAGTAACTGTGGTGCTGTTGTTTTTTGTTTTACTCTTTCAGCGTAAAACACATTTAATTTTTAAACAAACCAAACGCGAATGGTTGTACTCGCTGTTAATGGGAGCTTTTAATCCGTTGCTTTATTACCTCGTTTTGTTTAAAGCCTATTCATTGCTTCCGGCGCAGGTGGCGCAACCGCTTAATATGATCTGGCCCATAACGCTAGCGCTGCTTTCGGTGCCCATGCTAAAGCAAAAAATCAGCTGGATAAGTTTTGCGGCGCTGCTCATCAGTTTTGTTGGTGTGTTTTTTATATCGTCGCAGGGTGGTTTCGATGGATTTAGCAACACTAACCCGCTTGGTGTAGTACTGGCAGTTGGAAGCTCAATACTGTGGTCGTTATATTGGATATTTAATGTAAAAGACACACGCGACCAGGTTGTAAAACTCTTTCTGAATTTTGCCATCGGTCTTATATACCTGACTCCGGTGGTGGCACTGTTCTCGTCGTTTAAAGTGCATTGGGGCGAAGCATTTATTGCCACCATTTACTCGGGGATTTTTGAGGTGGGAATTACTTATGTGTTGTGGTTAAAAGCGATGAACCTGACCAGCAGCAATGCCAAAATCGGAAACCTGGTATTTTTTGCCCCTTTCCTGTCGCTGGTATTTATTCATCTTATTTTAAAGGAAACCATTTACCTTACAACTTTTGTTGGTTTGCTGTTTATTATTTCTGGAGTACTTGTGCAGCAACTCGACAGAAGAAAACAGAGGTGA
- a CDS encoding PAS domain S-box protein yields MYLKKELYELVKSDESIFDFIQEGALDGLWYWDLENPENEWMNRKFWEVLGYNPEEIPDKTSTWQDIINPDDLKRATDNFNRHVADPSIPYDQEVRYTHKNGSTVWIRCRGLVFRNEKGEAIRMLGAHQDITALKQAEEKLRAEKKKLKLKDERYRFITENTSDVILYQSSDGDFNYISPNIEELTGYTPDEYAKLGTIENVFPQDRPILEDAIKKLLDGTEALSIEYRLYHKTGQVNWVQSRIKAIRDENGQVVSLLSSNNDITHQKQLQIELAKSEAKFRTIVENSTPIIFSIDKNGKFILSEGKSLTALGLKPGQVVGMSAFDIYKDFPEIVNGIKIALAGKTHRDTIHVGGAFFDIFYSPNIDSSGCFESVSGMAVDITEQKVNQAKLKNIIESSTNLFYSHSVDGEMTFISPQATEVLGYELDELMKYWTNYITDNPINEKAIEYTRKAIETGKRQPTYELEMQRKDGRKLLVEAREAPVVENGKVVSIVGSLTDITDRKQAESELIIAKEKAEESDRLKSAFLANMSHEIRTPMNGILGFADLLKKPDLTGKEQKEYIEIIERSGKRMLNIINDIIDISKIEAGLMKFVIDETNINEQIEYTYTFFRPEVEAKGIELSYSTPLPAKEANIKTDSEKVYAILTNLVKNAVKYTEKGSIELGYCVKRGKLADELEFYVKDTGIGIPKHRHKAVFERFIQADIEDKMAKQGAGLGLAITKSYVEMLGGKIWVESENGKGSTFYFTLPYNTKSDEGNKAGQHLAPRKDKTVRKIKILIAEDDKISEMLLQETMKLYSNKLLKATTGIEAVQVCRNTPDIDLVLMDIRMPEMDGYKATRQIREFNKEVIIIAQTAYGLPGDREKALENGCNDYIAKPIQQEQLHALVLKYFGNRW; encoded by the coding sequence ATGTACCTAAAAAAAGAACTCTACGAGCTGGTTAAATCAGACGAAAGCATTTTTGATTTTATACAGGAAGGGGCCCTCGATGGTTTATGGTATTGGGATTTGGAGAATCCCGAGAATGAATGGATGAATCGAAAGTTTTGGGAAGTACTGGGTTATAACCCCGAAGAAATACCGGACAAAACCAGTACATGGCAGGATATTATCAATCCCGACGACTTAAAACGTGCAACTGATAATTTTAACCGGCATGTGGCCGATCCTTCTATTCCGTATGATCAGGAAGTGCGCTACACGCACAAAAATGGCTCCACTGTTTGGATTCGTTGCAGGGGACTAGTTTTTCGCAACGAAAAAGGAGAAGCTATTCGAATGTTGGGAGCTCATCAGGATATAACCGCTTTGAAACAGGCAGAAGAAAAACTGCGTGCAGAAAAGAAGAAGCTCAAACTGAAAGATGAAAGATATCGCTTTATCACCGAAAATACTAGTGATGTTATACTTTATCAATCATCCGATGGAGACTTTAACTATATTTCTCCCAATATTGAAGAACTTACAGGCTATACTCCTGACGAATACGCAAAATTGGGCACAATAGAGAATGTATTTCCCCAGGATCGGCCTATTCTTGAAGATGCGATTAAAAAGCTTTTAGACGGTACAGAAGCTCTTTCTATTGAATACCGTTTATATCATAAAACCGGACAGGTAAATTGGGTGCAATCCCGGATTAAGGCTATTCGTGATGAAAATGGGCAGGTAGTTTCGTTGCTCTCGAGTAACAACGATATAACACATCAAAAGCAGCTTCAAATTGAACTTGCCAAGAGTGAGGCAAAGTTCAGAACGATAGTTGAAAATTCCACTCCAATAATATTCTCGATTGATAAAAACGGCAAGTTTATTTTATCGGAAGGCAAAAGTTTGACTGCACTTGGTTTAAAACCGGGGCAGGTGGTTGGTATGTCGGCTTTCGACATATATAAAGATTTTCCTGAAATTGTAAACGGCATTAAGATAGCCTTGGCCGGTAAAACTCACAGAGATACAATTCATGTTGGAGGTGCATTTTTTGATATTTTTTACTCGCCCAACATCGATTCTTCGGGTTGTTTTGAGTCAGTATCTGGCATGGCAGTTGATATTACTGAACAAAAAGTCAACCAGGCAAAACTGAAAAATATTATTGAGAGCAGCACAAACCTCTTCTACTCGCATTCTGTGGATGGCGAAATGACATTTATTAGTCCGCAAGCAACAGAGGTTTTGGGCTACGAGCTGGATGAACTAATGAAATACTGGACAAATTACATTACCGATAATCCAATAAATGAAAAGGCCATTGAATATACGCGAAAAGCCATTGAAACCGGTAAACGTCAGCCAACTTATGAGCTTGAAATGCAACGAAAAGACGGTCGAAAGCTTTTGGTTGAAGCAAGAGAAGCTCCGGTTGTTGAAAATGGCAAGGTTGTTTCGATAGTTGGCTCTCTTACCGATATTACCGATCGAAAACAAGCAGAATCCGAATTAATAATAGCTAAAGAGAAAGCAGAAGAAAGCGATCGCCTAAAATCAGCTTTTCTTGCAAATATGAGCCACGAAATACGCACGCCAATGAACGGAATTCTGGGATTTGCCGATTTGCTTAAAAAGCCTGATCTCACTGGTAAAGAACAAAAGGAATACATCGAAATCATAGAAAGAAGTGGCAAGCGCATGCTTAACATTATTAACGATATTATTGATATTTCGAAAATTGAAGCAGGCTTAATGAAATTCGTGATTGATGAGACAAATATTAACGAGCAAATCGAATATACATATACCTTTTTTAGGCCCGAAGTGGAAGCCAAAGGAATAGAACTCTCTTATAGTACCCCGCTACCGGCAAAGGAAGCAAACATTAAAACCGATAGTGAAAAAGTGTATGCCATTCTCACAAACCTGGTAAAAAATGCCGTTAAATACACCGAAAAAGGATCAATAGAATTGGGGTACTGTGTAAAACGGGGAAAGCTTGCCGACGAACTGGAGTTTTATGTAAAAGATACCGGAATTGGTATTCCGAAACACCGGCACAAAGCAGTATTCGAGCGTTTTATACAAGCAGATATTGAAGATAAAATGGCAAAACAGGGAGCTGGCTTAGGCTTGGCTATTACCAAATCGTATGTGGAAATGTTGGGCGGTAAGATCTGGGTTGAGAGTGAAAATGGCAAAGGATCAACGTTCTATTTTACCCTGCCGTACAATACCAAATCAGATGAGGGAAACAAAGCCGGCCAGCATCTGGCTCCCAGGAAAGACAAAACAGTGAGAAAAATAAAAATACTGATTGCCGAAGACGATAAAATATCAGAGATGTTACTTCAGGAAACAATGAAGTTGTATAGCAATAAATTATTAAAAGCCACAACAGGTATTGAAGCCGTTCAGGTTTGCCGCAATACACCTGATATTGACCTTGTATTAATGGATATTCGAATGCCCGAAATGGATGGATACAAAGCGACAAGGCAGATTCGGGAATTTAATAAAGAGGTTATAATTATTGCACAAACAGCTTACGGATTACCCGGCGACAGAGAAAAAGCTTTAGAAAACGGGTGCAACGATTATATTGCTAAACCGATTCAACAAGAGCAACTGCATGCACTGGTACTGAAGTATTTTGGCAATAGGTGGTAA